The Paenibacillus mucilaginosus 3016 genome includes the window ATGGGAGATGCGCCGGGTCACCGACACCGACAGAAGATAGGCCACGACGTGGGCCGCCAGCGCCACCACCAGGAGCAGCGCCAGCAGGTCATTGCGCAGCTGGCGGCTCTGCTTCATGACCTCGTCGATCGGAATGGCCGTGACCATCGACCACTGCGAGGAAGGAATGGGCCGGTACAGATAGTAGGTCCCGTCGAGCTCGGCCGAAACCGTCCCGTCCTGGAGCGTGCCGGTCGCAGGCAGAGGGAAGGGGGGCGGGGACGCTATGGGATCGGAAGAGAGCACGATGCGCGAATCGCTGGAGGCCAGGTACGTCACGCTGTTCTCCACGGCATTGGCGTTCTTCAGGATGTCGCGGATCGTGTCCGCCCGGACATCGACGCGCAGCCGCCCGACGGTATGCTTGTAATTGTTCGGGTCGAGCAGGCTGCGGACCACATAGAGATACTGGTTGGCTGCAGCCCCCTTCGTCTCGATCTCCGAGGGGGAGCACCAGAGCATCTTCGGGTTGTTCTCGACGAGACGCTCGAAGCAGGCGTTGCCTTCCGTCAAGTTCAGCGGCAGGAAGTTCTCGGACTCATTGCCGAACACATACTGGCTGTCGACATAGAGCGTCACCCGGGCGATATCGGTTCCGTCCTGCAGGGAGCGCAGCTGCTGCTTCAGGTCGCTGTAATCCTGGAGCTGGCGGTGGATATCCGTATTCGTCCCGGGGTCGGTGATCGAGCGCAGGATCGACGGGTTCGCGATCAGCACGTCCGTCGTCTCGCCGATGCGCTGGAGCCGGTAGCTCAGGAAGGCATACGTCTGGTTGAATCCCTGCTCGGCCGAGTAGGTGACGTGGTTGATGAGCAGCCCGGATACCTTGTCCGATACAACGAACTGGTAGGCGCCGAGCGGGACCAGGATCAGCAGCAGGTAGGTGTACAGGATCTTGTGCCGGAGCTTCGTGTTGTAGAGCCACTTGCGGCCGAGCCGGGTCAGGGAGGTCATCATACGCGGCTGCGCTCCCTGTATTCCGACGGCGTCATGCCGGTCAGCTTGCGGAAAATCTTCGCAAAGTATTCCCCGTCCCGGTAGCCGACCTGAAGCGCCACGTCGAAAATTTTGTACGAATCGGTCTTGAGCAGCTCCTTGGCCCTCTCGATCCGGTATTCCATCAGGTACTGCTTCACGGTGGTGCCGGTCGCTTCCTTGAACACGGCAATGAGGTGCGAAGCGGTCATCTGCATGTGCTCGCTGATTCCCTGCACAGTCACATTCTCATCGGCATAGTGATGGTGAATGTACCGGATGATGCGGGCCGCGGTGCTCCCGCCGCCGCGCTCCTTCAGCGCCTGCTCGAGCTGGCCGAGCTTCCCGAGCAGCGCCTGCTGCACGTCCTCGAAGAAGTGGCAGTGGAAGACGAGCTCCCAGGGCAGATCGTCCGGTCCGGTACTGTGAAAAAGCGAGATCCCCCGCTCCCCGGCGAACCCTTCGAGCTCGAGCAGCAGCCGGTAGTAAATCTCCTTGACGCTGTT containing:
- a CDS encoding cache domain-containing sensor histidine kinase; translated protein: MMTSLTRLGRKWLYNTKLRHKILYTYLLLILVPLGAYQFVVSDKVSGLLINHVTYSAEQGFNQTYAFLSYRLQRIGETTDVLIANPSILRSITDPGTNTDIHRQLQDYSDLKQQLRSLQDGTDIARVTLYVDSQYVFGNESENFLPLNLTEGNACFERLVENNPKMLWCSPSEIETKGAAANQYLYVVRSLLDPNNYKHTVGRLRVDVRADTIRDILKNANAVENSVTYLASSDSRIVLSSDPIASPPPFPLPATGTLQDGTVSAELDGTYYLYRPIPSSQWSMVTAIPIDEVMKQSRQLRNDLLALLLVVALAAHVVAYLLSVSVTRRISHLTGRLKDVEKGSLIPLAQTQGKDEIGELIKTYNFMIDKISTMHEEQYKLGQEVKSAELKALQSQINPHFLYNTLDLINWMASSGMNDEIRQVVKALSRFYKVSLSSGRDVVTVGEELKHVSFYVQIQNIRFENKIRLVADVPEELLGYAIPKITFQPIVENAILHGILGRVSREGTVTISAAKEADDLVITIADDGIGMKEELVRQMDAGTYRGSLKGSGYGSRNVLQRLQHVFGEGYGLSYRSTPGEGTTVTLRIPAVQPPEE